The proteins below are encoded in one region of Cololabis saira isolate AMF1-May2022 chromosome 11, fColSai1.1, whole genome shotgun sequence:
- the LOC133454860 gene encoding uncharacterized protein LOC133454860 yields the protein MCSTSAREVESHALKVRRETKTSGHFLFYLLQQPRYLDQSLVSSACHPLFGFSSKLSSFPPPLLTASSPIDTSSTLFTSGSSSRSALPSSSSSSSSSSSTSSSSTLSHNVEAREAEVRLLPPLLKDQAWGVHAQEAFLLFCLALGPSDLHIHWLINGHGLDTPVTEYRQPLGQREVLVSSWLREAPLIKDARYHCVAEASTGSDTSEVDLHLTIGDEHIPSRDLHQWRGALTEHEQLLKRWEKAWESCEGHTAL from the exons ATGTGCAGCACCTCGGCACGTGAGGTGGAATCTCACGCTTTGAAGGTCAGGAGAGAGACGAAAACAAGTGGACAC ttcctgttttatttattgcagCAGCCTAGATATTTAGATCAGTCATTAGTCTCCTCTGCATGTCATCCCTTGTTTGGATTTTCCTCAAAGCTCTCCTCTTTTCCACCACCCCTTCTCACAGCCTCCTCTCCTATCGACACTTCATCCACCCTTTTCACCTCTGGAAGTAGCTCTCGCTCTGCCCtcccttcttcctcctcctcctcctcctcctcctcttccacatCCTCTTCTTCCACCCTGTCCCACAATGTGGAGGCACGGGAGGCCGAGGTGAGGCTCTTGCCTCCCCTGCTGAAGGACCAGGCCTGGGGGGTTCACGCCCAGGAGGCTTTCCTGCTCTTCTGCCTCGCTCTGG GTCCTAGTGATCTCCACATTCACTGGCTAATAAACGGGCACGGCCTGGACACCCCTGTAACGGAGTACCGCCAGCCGCTGGGCCAGAGGGAGGTGCTGGTGAGCAGCTGGCTCCGAGAGGCGCCGCTCATCAAGGACGCCCGTTACCACTGTGTTGCTGAGGCCAGCACAGGAAGTGACACGTCTGAGGTCGACCTGCACCTCACTATCGGAG ATGAGCACATTCCATCCAGGGATTTGCACCAATGGAGAGGTGCACTCACAGAGCACGAGCAGCTGCTTAAAAGATGGGAAAAGGCCTGG GAAAGCTGTGAGGGACACACGGCTCTGTGA